A section of the Solitalea canadensis DSM 3403 genome encodes:
- a CDS encoding phosphatidylserine decarboxylase family protein has protein sequence MKFHREGYASLALVIVFSAVLIWAARFFFPETTFVHYIAYVLSGVLIITILQFFRDPSIAINKGENFVLSPADGKVVVIEEVEENEYFKDKRLQVSVFMSPVNVHINRNPVAGTVKYAKYHPGLYLVAWHPKSSTENERTTIVIENKPKVEVLFRQIAGALARRIVFYVKEGDKVEQGGEMGFIKFGSRVDVFLPIGTKINVELNQVVKGGRTVLAELGA, from the coding sequence ATGAAATTTCACCGTGAAGGCTACGCAAGCCTGGCTCTCGTAATAGTTTTTAGTGCTGTACTAATCTGGGCAGCTCGTTTCTTCTTTCCTGAGACCACATTTGTGCATTATATTGCTTATGTGTTGTCGGGAGTTTTGATCATAACCATTTTACAGTTTTTTCGTGATCCTTCTATCGCGATCAACAAGGGAGAGAATTTCGTTCTTTCTCCTGCTGATGGAAAAGTAGTAGTTATAGAAGAAGTTGAGGAAAACGAATATTTTAAAGATAAACGTTTACAGGTTTCTGTTTTTATGTCGCCGGTAAACGTGCATATTAACCGTAACCCTGTTGCAGGAACTGTTAAATATGCTAAATATCATCCAGGTTTGTATTTGGTGGCATGGCATCCAAAGTCATCAACGGAAAATGAGCGCACCACCATTGTAATTGAAAATAAACCTAAAGTGGAGGTGTTATTCCGTCAAATCGCAGGAGCTTTAGCTCGTCGGATTGTTTTTTATGTAAAGGAAGGCGATAAAGTTGAACAAGGTGGAGAAATGGGTTTTATTAAATTCGGATCTCGTGTTGATGTTTTCTTGCCAATTGGCACTAAAATCAATGTAGAATTAAACCAGGTTGTTAAGGGCGGTAGAACCGTTTTGGCAGAACTTGGAGCTTAA
- a CDS encoding Crp/Fnr family transcriptional regulator, producing the protein MTHSLFTAIFNKYGIGFPTEEQALMSTIVRSKHFDKKDYLLRAGEIERNMWWIASGAVRLFYEKDGEEVDTMFTFENSFVTSCASLLSQAPSSYSIQTLETSEVMYISKSNLDFLYDRSKNAERLGRLSLEGLYLAKEERDRSLRSDSATDRYLQLIGTQPDLLQRIPQKYIASYLGITPESLSRIRKNLVKTAVS; encoded by the coding sequence ATGACACACTCTCTCTTTACAGCGATATTCAACAAATATGGAATTGGCTTTCCCACTGAAGAGCAAGCGTTAATGTCTACTATTGTAAGAAGTAAGCATTTCGACAAAAAAGACTATTTGTTAAGAGCTGGAGAGATTGAGAGGAATATGTGGTGGATTGCATCCGGAGCAGTGAGACTATTCTATGAAAAGGATGGAGAAGAGGTGGACACAATGTTTACTTTTGAAAATTCGTTTGTAACTTCTTGTGCTTCCCTGCTTTCTCAAGCACCATCTTCCTATTCCATACAAACACTTGAAACAAGCGAGGTGATGTACATTAGTAAGTCTAATCTTGATTTTTTGTATGATCGTTCGAAAAATGCAGAACGCCTTGGAAGGTTATCGCTTGAAGGTCTATATTTAGCCAAAGAAGAAAGAGACCGTTCGTTACGTTCAGACTCTGCCACAGACCGATATCTTCAATTAATAGGCACTCAACCTGACTTACTCCAAAGAATTCCTCAAAAATACATCGCTTCCTATTTAGGCATAACTCCTGAAAGCCTTAGTCGTATCCGCAAGAATCTCGTCAAGACTGCTGTTTCTTAA
- the trmD gene encoding tRNA (guanosine(37)-N1)-methyltransferase TrmD — MRIDIITVLPQLLDSPFAHSILKRAQSKGIAEIVVHNLRDYSTNKHQSVDDYPYGGGSGMVMMVEPFVLCIEKLQSDREYDEIIFMTPDGEVLNQGICNQLSTQKNLIILCGHYKGIDNRIREHFVTREISIGDYVLSGGELPAAILVDAVIRLIPGVLSDETSALSDSFQGDLLDAPVYTRPAEFRGWKVPDILTSGNTPAIEKWRYEQSLERTRARRPDLLDE; from the coding sequence ATGCGAATTGATATTATTACCGTTCTGCCACAGTTACTCGACAGTCCCTTTGCTCATTCAATTTTAAAACGTGCGCAAAGTAAAGGGATTGCCGAGATCGTTGTTCATAACCTGCGCGATTACTCAACCAACAAGCATCAGTCGGTTGATGACTATCCATATGGGGGAGGGTCAGGAATGGTTATGATGGTTGAACCTTTTGTATTATGCATCGAGAAGCTTCAATCCGACCGTGAGTACGACGAAATAATATTTATGACCCCAGATGGTGAGGTTTTAAACCAAGGGATTTGCAATCAGCTTTCTACTCAAAAGAATCTTATCATTCTTTGCGGACATTATAAAGGGATCGACAATCGCATCAGAGAACATTTTGTAACCAGGGAAATTTCAATTGGCGATTACGTCCTGTCTGGCGGAGAGTTGCCTGCTGCCATATTGGTTGATGCCGTTATTCGTTTAATACCTGGTGTACTTTCAGATGAAACATCGGCCCTGTCGGATTCGTTTCAAGGTGATTTATTGGATGCGCCTGTATATACACGCCCCGCCGAATTCAGAGGATGGAAAGTGCCCGATATATTAACAAGCGGAAATACTCCGGCGATTGAAAAATGGCGATATGAGCAATCCTTGGAACGTACGAGAGCTCGCCGCCCTGATTTATTGGATGAATAA
- a CDS encoding 5' nucleotidase, NT5C type, with product MLKLAIDMDEVMADTWAKFIHRFKEREGFEITTEMLIGKELSQALPHELTPKVKEWINEKGFFRDLPVMKDAQEVVKELSKKYEVFVASAASEFRNSYEDKYDWLEEHFPFIDWRHIVFCGDKSIIGADIMIDDRIRNFAQFKGRPILFSSPHNHFVTDYERVNTWEEVAGLLL from the coding sequence ATGTTAAAATTAGCGATTGACATGGATGAAGTGATGGCCGACACATGGGCCAAATTCATTCATCGTTTTAAAGAAAGGGAAGGATTTGAAATTACCACTGAAATGCTCATTGGTAAAGAATTGAGTCAGGCCTTGCCTCACGAATTAACTCCAAAAGTTAAAGAATGGATCAATGAAAAAGGATTTTTCAGGGATTTGCCTGTAATGAAAGATGCACAGGAAGTTGTTAAAGAGCTTAGCAAAAAATATGAAGTGTTTGTTGCAAGTGCAGCATCTGAGTTTAGAAACTCTTACGAGGATAAATATGATTGGTTAGAAGAGCACTTCCCGTTCATTGACTGGAGGCACATTGTTTTTTGTGGCGATAAATCAATTATTGGTGCAGATATTATGATTGACGACCGTATTCGCAATTTTGCTCAGTTTAAAGGACGTCCAATTTTATTTAGTTCGCCTCATAATCATTTTGTAACAGATTACGAACGTGTGAATACATGGGAAGAGGTAGCTGGGTTGCTATTATAA
- a CDS encoding DUF4198 domain-containing protein, with protein MKKALIALIAIFYLPALSFAHSLWMEVSGATKVGQKQIVKVYFGEYSEKLKEDFNKYAYMKPFRAWVVASDGNVIDLQFISGDNCMMAEFIPTKKGVYTVWLDQSERPVSDLSKHGLGIVKPNTYCNSIVIIDNDLTEKKSWSKTSEMYIKPLHSASLKQEENIGFLLMFQGKPQVKQTITIVAPNGWSKEVTTNEYGEFYLEPLWTGNYVLEYSYSNKTPGEYQSVKYEQIRYKLSTTLKVTE; from the coding sequence ATGAAAAAAGCTCTAATTGCCTTAATAGCAATATTTTACCTCCCCGCCTTAAGCTTTGCTCATTCATTATGGATGGAGGTTTCCGGCGCTACTAAAGTAGGACAAAAACAGATAGTTAAAGTATACTTTGGTGAATATTCTGAAAAACTTAAAGAAGATTTTAACAAATATGCCTACATGAAACCATTTAGGGCTTGGGTTGTAGCTTCCGATGGAAATGTGATTGATTTGCAATTTATCTCAGGAGACAATTGCATGATGGCTGAATTTATTCCAACTAAAAAAGGTGTTTATACTGTTTGGTTGGACCAATCTGAACGACCGGTTTCCGATCTGAGTAAACATGGCTTAGGAATTGTAAAACCCAATACCTATTGTAATTCAATCGTTATAATTGATAATGATCTTACTGAAAAAAAATCATGGTCTAAAACCTCCGAGATGTATATCAAGCCTTTGCATTCGGCTTCATTAAAACAAGAGGAGAATATTGGTTTTCTGTTGATGTTTCAAGGCAAACCTCAGGTAAAACAAACGATAACCATTGTTGCTCCAAATGGCTGGAGTAAAGAGGTAACCACTAATGAATATGGAGAGTTCTATTTAGAGCCTCTTTGGACCGGTAATTATGTACTTGAATACAGTTACAGCAACAAAACTCCCGGAGAATATCAGTCCGTTAAATACGAGCAGATCAGGTATAAGCTGTCAACTACTTTAAAAGTAACAGAATAA
- the rimM gene encoding ribosome maturation factor RimM (Essential for efficient processing of 16S rRNA) encodes MKPEDLFSIGYISKTQGLKGEVQVYLEEDVIDNYFSNGTLFLEINNKAVPYFIENMRIQKSVAYFCFEDVNSIEEAKTLVGQRVLIPKKLRPKRKTGDLTYKDLVGFFVSDEKEGDLGEIFEVFEYPKQFVAAILVNDAEVLLPLNEDIIKSIDVKNKKIIVSMPDGLLDIYLSK; translated from the coding sequence ATGAAACCAGAAGATCTTTTTTCAATAGGATACATTTCTAAAACCCAGGGATTAAAGGGGGAAGTACAGGTTTATTTAGAGGAAGATGTGATTGACAACTACTTTAGTAATGGCACATTGTTTCTTGAAATCAACAACAAAGCGGTTCCGTACTTTATTGAAAACATGCGCATTCAAAAAAGTGTTGCCTATTTCTGCTTTGAGGATGTGAACTCTATTGAAGAGGCCAAAACCCTGGTTGGTCAAAGAGTTTTAATTCCTAAAAAGCTTCGTCCTAAACGCAAAACCGGCGACCTAACTTACAAAGACCTTGTCGGCTTTTTTGTTTCAGATGAAAAAGAAGGTGATTTAGGCGAAATTTTTGAAGTATTTGAATACCCTAAACAATTTGTTGCCGCAATTTTAGTTAATGATGCAGAGGTACTTTTACCACTAAATGAAGACATCATTAAGAGTATCGATGTTAAAAACAAAAAAATAATAGTATCTATGCCCGACGGTTTGCTCGACATTTATCTAAGCAAATAG
- a CDS encoding ribonuclease H-like YkuK family protein: MSWRKFNGEIIHLPILDEVEYAIERESSLGFKLKVCVGTDSQVKGETIDFATVIVFLREHHGGFMYIHQERSMKKMGIRERMLTEVQKSIDIAYALCPLLELHDVDMEVHADINTNPHFKSNIALHEAMGYILSMGFVFRAKPEAFASSNCANKIVQ; this comes from the coding sequence ATGTCTTGGCGAAAATTTAACGGGGAGATTATTCATTTACCCATTCTCGATGAAGTTGAATACGCGATTGAGCGGGAGTCGTCACTAGGGTTTAAGTTAAAGGTTTGTGTGGGGACAGACTCTCAAGTGAAAGGAGAAACAATTGATTTTGCAACGGTAATTGTTTTTTTGCGTGAGCACCATGGCGGATTTATGTACATTCACCAGGAGCGCTCCATGAAAAAAATGGGAATCCGTGAGCGGATGTTAACCGAAGTTCAAAAATCAATAGATATTGCCTATGCACTGTGTCCTTTACTAGAATTACATGATGTGGATATGGAAGTTCATGCCGATATAAACACTAATCCACATTTTAAATCAAATATAGCCTTGCATGAGGCAATGGGTTATATTTTGAGCATGGGTTTTGTATTTAGGGCTAAGCCAGAAGCCTTTGCCAGTAGTAACTGTGCCAATAAAATTGTACAGTAA
- a CDS encoding carboxypeptidase-like regulatory domain-containing protein — MAKKLRYLCALLLLVLAAPALYAQDQPKQQVVQFSGTIYSADSINEKVPFVNIRVKNSRRGTVSDVNGYFSIPMYKSDTLVFSALGYGNFEFYLQDDVPSGKLFMNIRMRPQIYTLKGVTVYGLTKENFKRAFLELEIPENAYAYKVNPKIVPTEEELKLPPPVGIRISPSEVLKEIPFIKNASDKKKHKKRVEKAEKDGEEIPKMQ; from the coding sequence ATGGCTAAAAAATTGCGATATCTGTGTGCATTGTTATTACTGGTGCTGGCCGCACCTGCGCTCTATGCCCAAGATCAACCTAAGCAGCAAGTTGTTCAGTTTTCGGGTACTATTTACTCTGCCGACTCTATTAATGAAAAAGTACCTTTTGTAAACATTCGGGTAAAAAACTCAAGAAGAGGAACTGTGAGTGATGTTAATGGATACTTTTCCATTCCAATGTATAAATCAGATACGTTGGTATTTTCCGCATTAGGTTATGGGAATTTTGAATTTTACCTGCAAGACGATGTTCCTTCCGGCAAGTTATTTATGAATATCCGCATGCGTCCTCAGATTTATACGCTGAAAGGCGTAACTGTTTATGGACTCACCAAGGAGAACTTTAAACGGGCGTTCCTTGAACTTGAGATCCCTGAGAATGCTTATGCATATAAAGTTAATCCGAAAATAGTTCCAACCGAAGAAGAACTTAAGCTTCCGCCTCCGGTAGGAATAAGAATAAGTCCAAGTGAGGTTTTAAAGGAAATACCATTTATCAAAAACGCCTCCGACAAGAAAAAACATAAAAAACGCGTAGAGAAAGCGGAAAAGGATGGAGAAGAAATTCCGAAAATGCAGTAA
- the rplS gene encoding 50S ribosomal protein L19, with the protein MDLVKFVEEQSIAKKEIPSFKAGDTVTVHYKIREGNKERIQLYQGVVIQRNSQGATETFTVRKVSNSIGVERIFPVNSPNIEKIEVNSRGAVRRAKLFYLRGLTGKKARIKEKRS; encoded by the coding sequence ATGGATTTAGTAAAATTTGTTGAAGAGCAAAGTATAGCGAAGAAAGAAATCCCTTCGTTCAAAGCAGGTGATACTGTAACTGTACACTATAAAATTAGAGAAGGTAACAAAGAGCGTATTCAGTTATACCAAGGTGTTGTTATCCAACGTAACAGCCAGGGTGCTACTGAAACCTTTACAGTTCGTAAAGTTTCTAACTCAATTGGTGTTGAGCGTATTTTCCCTGTAAACTCGCCTAATATCGAGAAAATTGAAGTTAATAGCCGCGGTGCTGTACGTCGTGCTAAATTATTCTACTTACGTGGTCTGACCGGTAAGAAAGCACGTATCAAAGAAAAAAGATCTTAA
- a CDS encoding NAD(P)H-dependent oxidoreductase produces MKKVLIINGHPDSESFCTALAANYAKGAEKAGATTTTLHLSDQLFSPVLAFGYRKRTELEPYLKEAQQLISEASHLVFIYPTWWGTFPALLKGFLDRVFLPGFAFKYRENSLFWDKLLTQKTARIITTMDTPSWYYKLVYRNAGIYSFQKNVLEFCGISPVKSTIIAIVKKSTDSQRIKWLSKVYNLGLGLK; encoded by the coding sequence ATGAAAAAAGTTCTCATTATTAATGGCCATCCCGATTCGGAAAGTTTTTGCACAGCATTAGCAGCTAATTATGCAAAAGGCGCTGAAAAAGCAGGGGCAACAACAACAACCCTGCATCTTTCTGATCAATTATTCTCACCGGTACTTGCATTTGGTTATCGAAAAAGAACAGAATTGGAGCCTTATCTTAAAGAGGCGCAACAGTTAATAAGTGAAGCCTCACACCTGGTATTTATTTATCCGACCTGGTGGGGCACATTTCCAGCTCTGTTAAAAGGGTTTCTAGATCGTGTATTCCTTCCGGGATTTGCATTCAAGTATCGTGAAAACAGTTTGTTCTGGGATAAGCTGTTAACTCAAAAAACTGCTCGTATTATCACCACCATGGATACACCTTCGTGGTATTACAAACTGGTTTATAGAAATGCGGGCATTTATTCCTTCCAAAAAAACGTGCTGGAATTCTGCGGAATCAGCCCAGTAAAATCTACTATTATAGCGATAGTAAAAAAATCAACCGATAGTCAGCGAATAAAATGGTTAAGCAAAGTTTATAATCTGGGGTTAGGCCTTAAATAA
- a CDS encoding 30S ribosomal protein S16, translating into MPAKIRLQRHGKKGNAFYHIVVADSRAPRDGKFIERIGSYNPNTNPATIDLNVDKGVQWLQNGAQPTDTVRGILSYKGVLYKKHLLGGVTKGALTAEQADAKFAAWLEAKETKINAKKTGLANSAAEIAKVRFAEEVKLKEQKAAAIAAKNAPVAEEAPAAEEAEAPATEENNEAAAE; encoded by the coding sequence ATGCCTGCAAAAATCAGATTGCAAAGACACGGTAAAAAAGGTAATGCTTTTTATCACATTGTGGTGGCGGATTCACGTGCTCCGAGGGATGGTAAATTTATTGAAAGAATTGGTTCTTATAACCCAAACACCAACCCAGCTACAATTGACCTTAACGTAGACAAAGGAGTTCAATGGTTACAAAACGGTGCTCAGCCTACTGACACTGTTCGTGGCATCCTTTCTTACAAAGGTGTATTATACAAAAAACACCTTTTAGGCGGTGTTACTAAAGGTGCTTTAACTGCTGAACAAGCTGATGCTAAATTCGCTGCTTGGTTAGAAGCTAAAGAAACCAAAATTAACGCTAAAAAAACTGGCCTAGCTAACTCTGCTGCTGAAATAGCAAAAGTTCGCTTCGCTGAAGAAGTAAAATTAAAAGAGCAAAAAGCTGCTGCTATCGCTGCTAAAAATGCACCAGTTGCTGAAGAGGCTCCTGCTGCTGAAGAAGCTGAAGCTCCTGCAACTGAAGAAAACAACGAAGCTGCTGCTGAATAA
- a CDS encoding mechanosensitive ion channel family protein encodes MIILQFLDSVFWGNPLSNYIWLGGILFFGIIFKRIISKLLSKLLFRLFKQFSGDSAAGTFVDLMIRPIELLILFCAIYLAVNQLDHPLNKPVFNRAPRVTQTVKQEAPTNNNTAKKTVLTPTAAAANSLNEFNAKAKENIAPAESKSIVTYADIIDKLFLFLVLGTFFWMLLRIIDFIAFVLMNKATESESKAGLQLIPFTRELVKILIGSLGFFVIMSAVFNLNVGLIVSGLGIGGLALALAGKETVENLFGAFTIFIDKPFIVGDNVNVGGVEGTVEKVGFRSTRIRTNEKSLVSMPNKRIVDNPMDNLTEKSLRRVKFNLGLDYSTSPAQMKAITSEIDTYLKNTPNVADDITVAFDSFGESALNIVISYFIEMIPNTEYVKLKEEIAYKILAIVNTNKAEIAFPTRKVLHETIDGSSSPQITPVD; translated from the coding sequence ATGATCATTCTGCAATTCTTGGACAGTGTATTCTGGGGAAACCCACTCTCTAACTATATTTGGTTGGGAGGAATTTTATTTTTCGGGATAATATTCAAACGAATTATTTCAAAGCTGCTCAGCAAGCTTCTATTCCGTTTATTTAAACAGTTCTCTGGTGACAGTGCGGCCGGAACGTTTGTTGATTTAATGATAAGACCTATTGAACTGTTAATCCTTTTCTGTGCAATTTATCTGGCCGTAAATCAACTCGATCATCCCTTAAACAAGCCTGTTTTTAACAGAGCTCCACGAGTTACCCAAACCGTAAAGCAAGAAGCTCCGACAAACAATAACACGGCGAAAAAAACAGTTCTTACTCCTACGGCTGCAGCAGCAAATTCATTAAATGAGTTCAATGCAAAAGCAAAAGAAAATATTGCTCCTGCCGAAAGCAAGAGCATAGTCACTTATGCTGATATTATTGATAAGCTTTTCCTGTTTCTGGTTTTAGGAACCTTTTTCTGGATGCTATTAAGAATAATCGACTTTATCGCATTTGTTTTAATGAACAAAGCCACCGAAAGCGAATCAAAAGCCGGCTTACAGCTGATCCCTTTTACACGTGAACTGGTAAAAATCCTTATTGGTTCCCTTGGCTTTTTTGTTATTATGAGTGCCGTTTTCAATTTAAACGTGGGACTTATTGTAAGTGGTCTGGGAATTGGGGGATTGGCATTGGCGTTGGCCGGTAAAGAAACTGTCGAAAATCTTTTTGGCGCATTTACCATTTTTATTGATAAGCCATTTATTGTTGGAGACAACGTAAACGTAGGCGGTGTAGAAGGAACTGTTGAAAAGGTAGGCTTCAGGAGCACCCGCATTCGAACCAACGAGAAAAGCCTTGTTTCGATGCCAAATAAGCGCATTGTGGACAATCCGATGGACAACCTCACAGAGAAGAGCCTCCGACGTGTTAAATTCAACCTGGGGCTTGATTACTCGACTAGTCCGGCACAAATGAAAGCCATTACTTCCGAAATCGATACTTATTTAAAAAACACACCAAATGTAGCAGACGACATCACCGTTGCATTTGACAGTTTCGGTGAATCAGCGTTGAATATTGTAATCTCCTATTTTATCGAAATGATTCCAAACACAGAGTACGTGAAGCTAAAAGAAGAGATTGCTTATAAAATATTAGCGATCGTAAACACAAACAAAGCCGAGATCGCCTTTCCAACACGAAAGGTTTTACACGAAACAATAGATGGTTCATCATCGCCACAGATAACACCTGTAGACTAG
- a CDS encoding glycosyl hydrolase family 95 catalytic domain-containing protein, producing MKKLLFCLLTGFLYNWNAFAQDQTVKKHALHFDRLASHWDEAVPLGNGMVGALIWQKADRIRFSLDRADLWDLRPTHEFNNPNFNYKWVCEQVKNGDYGPVQKMLDEPYDTYPGPSKIPAGALEFDINLLGQVERVDLSIDSAICSVQWKNGTKLKTFVHATLPIGWFKFESLPEGIQPIIEAPNYGTTSLSKNNTSVVSGQSLSRLGYEKGMPITKQNLILYHQQAWGNLSYDIAVTWKYTDKDTLEGCWTIISQGSPYSTRATASKILKQAMRRSFGSDLKTHGTWWTDYWKSSAISIPDTLLERQWYLEQYKFGSVSRKGAPPITLQAVWTADNGGLPPWKGDFHHDLNTQLSYWPAYSSNHLQEASAFTDWLWNTKGEAEKYTKTFYQNNGLNVPGVSTLTGSPMGGWAQYAMSPTTSAWLSQYFYWQWKFSGDKVFLKKKAYPWLKAVAIHLDAIAQLDENGKRKLPLSSSPEYNDNDITAWSYKTTNYDLALIRWLYKSVGEMATALNYTDEATKWNSILNDWGDFSINQKSGGLMVTSNSPYDQSHRHFSHLLAIYPLGVIDYSSSKEDRQRIDASIAELDKFGSDYWVGYSFAWLGNLKARAFNGDGAAAALNTFAKAFCLSNSFHVNGDQSGKGFSKFTYRPFTLEGNFAFASGLQEMLLQSHTPTIQLFPALPKDWKNASFTNLRAQGAFLISAEMRNGEVRYLNVHSERGGMLRIKNPSNKKMKTTKEIPSVAKETIEVETRKGETITFSW from the coding sequence TTGAAAAAACTATTATTCTGCTTACTAACTGGCTTTCTATACAACTGGAATGCATTTGCACAGGATCAAACGGTAAAAAAACATGCTTTGCACTTTGATCGATTGGCTTCACATTGGGATGAAGCCGTTCCCCTCGGAAATGGAATGGTTGGCGCACTAATATGGCAAAAGGCTGACCGGATTAGATTCTCACTTGACCGAGCCGACCTTTGGGACTTAAGGCCGACCCATGAGTTTAATAATCCCAACTTTAATTATAAATGGGTATGTGAGCAGGTTAAAAACGGCGACTATGGACCTGTTCAAAAAATGCTTGATGAGCCTTATGACACTTATCCTGGTCCTTCAAAAATTCCTGCAGGCGCACTTGAGTTTGATATTAACTTATTAGGACAGGTTGAGCGTGTTGATCTATCTATTGATTCTGCTATTTGTAGTGTGCAATGGAAAAACGGGACTAAACTTAAAACATTTGTACACGCAACGCTTCCTATTGGCTGGTTTAAATTTGAATCATTGCCTGAAGGGATTCAACCAATTATTGAGGCGCCTAACTACGGAACTACTAGTTTATCAAAAAACAACACCAGCGTTGTAAGTGGTCAAAGCTTAAGCAGACTTGGTTATGAAAAGGGGATGCCAATAACTAAACAGAACCTTATCCTTTATCATCAGCAAGCATGGGGAAATTTATCTTACGATATTGCAGTAACGTGGAAATATACTGACAAGGACACGCTGGAAGGCTGCTGGACTATTATAAGTCAAGGATCTCCTTATTCTACAAGGGCAACCGCTTCGAAGATATTGAAACAAGCCATGCGAAGAAGTTTTGGCAGTGATTTAAAGACACACGGTACATGGTGGACAGATTATTGGAAAAGCTCTGCTATCTCTATTCCGGATACTCTATTAGAGCGACAATGGTACTTGGAGCAGTACAAGTTTGGCTCTGTATCTAGAAAAGGAGCCCCACCAATCACCCTGCAAGCTGTATGGACAGCTGACAATGGGGGACTTCCTCCATGGAAAGGAGATTTTCACCATGATTTAAATACCCAGTTGAGTTATTGGCCTGCCTATAGTTCCAATCATTTGCAAGAAGCCTCGGCCTTTACCGATTGGCTTTGGAACACAAAAGGGGAGGCAGAAAAGTACACCAAAACGTTTTATCAGAATAATGGCCTTAATGTTCCCGGCGTAAGTACGCTTACCGGAAGCCCCATGGGTGGATGGGCACAGTATGCTATGTCTCCAACCACTTCGGCCTGGTTATCCCAATATTTCTATTGGCAATGGAAATTCTCTGGAGATAAGGTTTTCTTAAAGAAAAAAGCATATCCATGGCTTAAAGCAGTAGCAATACACCTCGATGCTATAGCACAACTTGACGAAAACGGAAAAAGAAAATTACCGCTCTCCTCTAGTCCAGAATATAATGACAATGATATTACTGCATGGTCTTATAAAACCACCAACTACGACTTGGCCCTAATTCGTTGGTTGTATAAATCTGTCGGGGAGATGGCTACGGCACTTAACTACACAGATGAAGCAACAAAATGGAACAGTATACTAAATGACTGGGGCGATTTCAGTATAAATCAAAAAAGTGGAGGTCTTATGGTTACCTCGAATTCACCTTATGACCAGTCACACCGACACTTTTCTCACTTATTGGCAATTTACCCCTTGGGAGTCATCGATTATTCCTCTAGTAAAGAGGATAGACAACGCATAGATGCAAGTATTGCTGAATTAGACAAATTCGGTTCTGATTACTGGGTAGGTTATTCTTTTGCCTGGCTTGGTAATTTAAAAGCCCGAGCTTTTAACGGGGATGGAGCGGCGGCGGCCCTTAATACATTTGCAAAGGCGTTCTGTCTGTCAAATAGTTTCCATGTTAATGGAGACCAGTCTGGCAAAGGATTCTCAAAATTTACTTACAGGCCTTTTACCCTGGAGGGTAATTTTGCTTTTGCATCGGGCCTTCAGGAAATGTTGCTTCAAAGCCATACTCCAACCATACAACTTTTTCCGGCATTGCCTAAAGACTGGAAAAATGCATCCTTCACCAATTTAAGAGCGCAGGGCGCATTTCTCATTTCAGCAGAGATGAGAAACGGAGAAGTTCGATACCTGAACGTTCATTCAGAACGAGGAGGGATGCTTCGGATCAAAAATCCATCTAATAAAAAGATGAAAACAACCAAAGAAATACCATCAGTCGCTAAAGAAACAATTGAAGTAGAAACGAGGAAAGGAGAAACAATAACGTTTAGTTGGTAA